CAAGGGGTCCAGAAAATCGACTCCCTATGCGGCACAAATTGCTGCCGAAGAAGCTGGAAAAAAGGCGGCTGAGCATGGTGTAAAAAATGTGTCTGTTGTTGTAAAAGGACCCGGGTCCGGAAGAGAAACCGCCCTTCGTGCATTGCAATCAATCGGTTTTATTATTACTACCGTGAGAGACGTTACTCCGATTCCTCATAATGGATGCCGTCCGTCGAAAAGACGCCGCGTATAAGACTGATTCTTTCGCAAAGTTACGTCAAAAGTAGTTATAATTAAGAGGTCAAGATAGTGATTGAAAAGAACTGGCAGTCCCTGATTAAGTCGTATAATTTGAATGTTGCCTATCAGGATGAGCAATTACGCGAAGCCGAGGTGGTTGTAGAACCATTGGAGCGCGGCTTTGGGACAACGTTGGGCAATGCCTTAAGAAGAACATTGCTTTCCTCCATGCAGGGTGCTGCAATAACATCCATCAAAATCGATGGTATACTGCATGAGTTTTCAGCTGTTCCTGGAGTCTTAGAAGATGTTACGGATATCATTCTAAACCTGAAAACAGTTGGCGTTCGCCTTAATTCAGAGCTCCCCAAGAAGGTTAAAATATCTGTCGTTGGTCCAAAAGTTGTGACCTCTGGAGATATTCAAACAACATCTGAAGTTGAAATTCTTGATCCAGATGTCGTGATTTGCACGCTCGGTGAGGGGGCGACTTTGAACATGGAGCTCACAATCCAAAGTGGAAAAGGGTATATTCCGGCCAGTCAAATGATTGCGGAAGATAAGCCGATTGGCGTGATTCCGATCGATGCCATTTTTGGCCCTGTCCGAAGAGTTGTTTTTAAGGTTGAGCAGACCCGCGTTGGGCAAAGAACTGACTATGACAAGTTGATTTTGCGTGTCCAAACAAATGGGTCGATAAAGCCCGATGACGCCGTTGCTTATGCTGCACGTATATTGCAGGATCAATTACAGCAGTTTATTAACTTCGAAGAACCAAAGAGCGCCGAAAAGAAAGACTCCAAAGAAGAGTTACCTTTCAACAGAAATCTTCTTAAGAAAGTTGATGAATTAGAGCTGTCTGTACGTTCTGCAAATTGTTTGAAGAATGAAAATATTTTCTATATTGGTGATCTGGTGCAAAAATCAGATAACGATATGCTCAAGACTCCTAATTTTGGTCGTAAGTCGTTGAATGAAATCAAGGAAGTTTTGTCACAGATGGGCCTAGGTTTTGGGATGGTTATTCCAAATTGGCCACCAGAGAATATAGATGATTTGGCTAAGCACTTAGAAGACCCCTATACATAGTCCGTATATACAGTAAAAAGGAATAGTTTCATGAGACATAAAATTGCAGGACGGAAGCTTAATCGCACAAGTTCCCACAGAAAAGCCCTGTTCAAGAACATGGCGCAGGCACTTATAAAGAGCGAACAGATTCAAACAACTTTGCCAAAAGCAAAGGAACTGCGCCCCGTTGTAGAAAAGCTGGTCACGCTGGCAAAGCGCGGTGACCTTCATGCGCGGCGCCAAATTATATCCCAGGTTCAGGACCAGGATGTGGCCGAAAAGCTGATGAGCGCCCTTGCGCCCCGTTTCGAGGCAAGAGCCGGTGGTTACACACGCATTATAAAGGCTGGCTTTCGCTATGGCGATAATGCCCCGATGGCCGTCATAGAATTTGTTTCCTAGTAAGATCAGCAATTGATCATTACTTTATCTCCTCCCTGGGTTTGACCTTGGGAGGAAAATTTCAGAATCGCGAAACCTTCCTGATTTTTTTCATATACTCATGCCCATTTCGGGTGATTTTTCCTAAGAACTATATCCAAAGAACGTG
Above is a window of Alphaproteobacteria bacterium DNA encoding:
- a CDS encoding DNA-directed RNA polymerase subunit alpha, producing MIEKNWQSLIKSYNLNVAYQDEQLREAEVVVEPLERGFGTTLGNALRRTLLSSMQGAAITSIKIDGILHEFSAVPGVLEDVTDIILNLKTVGVRLNSELPKKVKISVVGPKVVTSGDIQTTSEVEILDPDVVICTLGEGATLNMELTIQSGKGYIPASQMIAEDKPIGVIPIDAIFGPVRRVVFKVEQTRVGQRTDYDKLILRVQTNGSIKPDDAVAYAARILQDQLQQFINFEEPKSAEKKDSKEELPFNRNLLKKVDELELSVRSANCLKNENIFYIGDLVQKSDNDMLKTPNFGRKSLNEIKEVLSQMGLGFGMVIPNWPPENIDDLAKHLEDPYT
- the rpsK gene encoding 30S ribosomal protein S11, with the protein product MAQKTVARVKRREKKNIVNAVAHINATFNNTLITISDEQGNAISWSSAGTAGFKGSRKSTPYAAQIAAEEAGKKAAEHGVKNVSVVVKGPGSGRETALRALQSIGFIITTVRDVTPIPHNGCRPSKRRRV